A portion of the Colias croceus chromosome 25, ilColCroc2.1 genome contains these proteins:
- the LOC123703119 gene encoding classical arabinogalactan protein 9-like isoform X1, with protein MFETKEFDDDFDRFFEEKSQFSRRAMNMSTIAYAVVGVVLVLVVLACCCRRRRNRGQVLSPAATVTTTTITTQPAAPYPQQQYAPPQPYPVVTQYPAQNASMPYPAAYPTGAPYPTGSYPAGSYPAGSYPGGTGAQSAAPYPTAAPYPTAGAPYPTAGAPHPTGGPPYPTGGAPFAQPSAPEASAFIGIAAPGWHPQALPPSYDQAVGKQANIYTGTH; from the exons ATGTTCGAAACTAAAGAATTTGATGACGATTTTGATCGCTTCTTTGAG GAGAAGAGCCAGTTCAGCCGGCGCGCGATGAACATGTCGACGATCGCGTACGCGGTGGTGGGCGTGGTGCTGGTGCTGGTCGTGCTGGCGTGCTGCTGCCGCCGCCGCAGGAACCGCGGACAAGTGCTCTCGC CAGCGGCCACAGTGACGACGACGACGATAACGACGCAGCCGGCGGCGCCGTACCCGCAGCAGCAGTACGCGCCGCCGCAACCCTACCCCG TTGTAACACAGTACCCCGCTCAAAACGCGAGCATGCCGTACCCGGCGGCGTACCCCACGGGTGCCCCGTACCCGACCGGCTCGTACCCGGCGGGTTCGTACCCGGCGGGCTCGTACCCCGGCGGTACGGGCGCACAAAGCGCGGCCCCGTACCCGACTGCCGCGCCGTACCCTACTGCGGGGGCCCCGTACCCTACTGCGGGGGCCCCGCACCCGACCGGCGGCCCCCCGTACCCGACCGGTGGAGCGCCTTTCGCACAACCCAGTGCACCTGAAGCTAGCG CTTTCATTGGTATAGCGGCGCCAGGTTGGCACCCTCAAG CACTACCTCCATCGTACGACCAAGCAGTGGGCAAACAGGCAAACATATACACCGGGACACACTAG
- the LOC123703121 gene encoding 39S ribosomal protein L54, mitochondrial yields MFNNLIRLFPITLQRTALHNAYLKVELHSSATSYAVKKTTSAAGGVLGLGKGKKKGGKLTAIEKKELPVETDPEKLVNYVCGSNIYLTGEDVKIKDDSEYPDWLWKLNMGAPPRIEDLDPDTKEYWKRVRAMGMKRNNKLRSMKKF; encoded by the exons atgtttaataatttaataagattATTTCCAATAACATTACAACGCACGGCTTTACACAATGCATACTTAAAGGTGGAGTTGCACAGTTCTGCTACAAGCTATGcagttaaaaaaacaacatcgGCTGCTGGag gtgTGCTGGGGTTGGGAAAGGGTAAGAAGAAGGGTGGGAAATTGACGGCCATTGAAAAGAAGGAACTTCCCGTGGAGACAGACCCAGAGAAGCTTGTGAACTATGTGTGTGGTTCCAATATATACCTTACTGGAGAGGATGTCAAA ATAAAAGATGACAGCGAGTACCCTGATTGGTTGTGGAAGCTGAACATGGGCGCCCCCCCTCGTATCGAGGACCTCGACCCTGACACTAAGGAGTACTGGAAGAGGGTGCGCGCTATGGGCATGAAGAGGAACAATAAACTGCGCTCCATGAAGAAGTTTTAG
- the LOC123703119 gene encoding MAPK-interacting and spindle-stabilizing protein-like isoform X3: protein MFETKEFDDDFDRFFEEKSQFSRRAMNMSTIAYAVVGVVLVLVVLACCCRRRRNRGQVLSPAATVTTTTITTQPAAPYPQQQYAPPQPYPVVTQYPAQNASMPYPAAYPTGAPYPTGSYPAGSYPAGSYPGGTGAQSAAPYPTAAPYPTAGAPYPTAGAPHPTGGPPYPTGGAPFAQPSAPEASALPPSYDQAVGKQANIYTGTH from the exons ATGTTCGAAACTAAAGAATTTGATGACGATTTTGATCGCTTCTTTGAG GAGAAGAGCCAGTTCAGCCGGCGCGCGATGAACATGTCGACGATCGCGTACGCGGTGGTGGGCGTGGTGCTGGTGCTGGTCGTGCTGGCGTGCTGCTGCCGCCGCCGCAGGAACCGCGGACAAGTGCTCTCGC CAGCGGCCACAGTGACGACGACGACGATAACGACGCAGCCGGCGGCGCCGTACCCGCAGCAGCAGTACGCGCCGCCGCAACCCTACCCCG TTGTAACACAGTACCCCGCTCAAAACGCGAGCATGCCGTACCCGGCGGCGTACCCCACGGGTGCCCCGTACCCGACCGGCTCGTACCCGGCGGGTTCGTACCCGGCGGGCTCGTACCCCGGCGGTACGGGCGCACAAAGCGCGGCCCCGTACCCGACTGCCGCGCCGTACCCTACTGCGGGGGCCCCGTACCCTACTGCGGGGGCCCCGCACCCGACCGGCGGCCCCCCGTACCCGACCGGTGGAGCGCCTTTCGCACAACCCAGTGCACCTGAAGCTAGCG CACTACCTCCATCGTACGACCAAGCAGTGGGCAAACAGGCAAACATATACACCGGGACACACTAG
- the LOC123703119 gene encoding protein lifeguard 1-like isoform X4: protein MNMSTIAYAVVGVVLVLVVLACCCRRRRNRGQVLSPAATVTTTTITTQPAAPYPQQQYAPPQPYPVVTQYPAQNASMPYPAAYPTGAPYPTGSYPAGSYPAGSYPGGTGAQSAAPYPTAAPYPTAGAPYPTAGAPHPTGGPPYPTGGAPFAQPSAPEASAFIGIAAPGWHPQALPPSYDQAVGKQANIYTGTH from the exons ATGAACATGTCGACGATCGCGTACGCGGTGGTGGGCGTGGTGCTGGTGCTGGTCGTGCTGGCGTGCTGCTGCCGCCGCCGCAGGAACCGCGGACAAGTGCTCTCGC CAGCGGCCACAGTGACGACGACGACGATAACGACGCAGCCGGCGGCGCCGTACCCGCAGCAGCAGTACGCGCCGCCGCAACCCTACCCCG TTGTAACACAGTACCCCGCTCAAAACGCGAGCATGCCGTACCCGGCGGCGTACCCCACGGGTGCCCCGTACCCGACCGGCTCGTACCCGGCGGGTTCGTACCCGGCGGGCTCGTACCCCGGCGGTACGGGCGCACAAAGCGCGGCCCCGTACCCGACTGCCGCGCCGTACCCTACTGCGGGGGCCCCGTACCCTACTGCGGGGGCCCCGCACCCGACCGGCGGCCCCCCGTACCCGACCGGTGGAGCGCCTTTCGCACAACCCAGTGCACCTGAAGCTAGCG CTTTCATTGGTATAGCGGCGCCAGGTTGGCACCCTCAAG CACTACCTCCATCGTACGACCAAGCAGTGGGCAAACAGGCAAACATATACACCGGGACACACTAG
- the LOC123703118 gene encoding outer dense fiber protein 3-like protein 2 — MACKKPLGPGPGAYRLPTTVGFAEHDPSRNRSPMYSFGLNAGSRFRQLGPGPAYRIDRITRDGLVSSPAWSFGARLAGRAGGRVPGPGAHAPERCPPTREPRAPQYSMGARLGFAPRRAGPAPNAYALRLGPGSPAYTMGARVGFALKPRSPGPAVYFQRDADAYRPRAPVYSLAARSEGAGKGPRTPGPAAYPPNLYNTKKNPYAYSFGTKHGDYAPPMIIKEDTMDCL, encoded by the exons ATGGCGTGTAAGAAACCGTTAG GGCCGGGGCCGGGCGCGTACCGGCTGCCGACGACGGTGGGGTTCGCGGAGCACGACCCGTCGCGCAACCGCAGCCCGATGTACTCGTTCGGGCTGAACGCCGGCTCGCGCTTCAGGCAGCTCGGCCCCGGGCCCGCCTACCGCATCGACCGCATCACGCGCGACGGCCTCGTCTCCTCGCCCGCCTGGAGCTTCGGAGCTAG GCTGGCGGGTCGCGCGGGCGGGCGCGTGCCGGGGCCCGGCGCGCACGCCCCCGAGCGCTGCCCGCCGACGCGCGAGCCGCGCGCGCCGCAGTACTCCATGGGCGCGCGGCTCGGCTTCGCGCCGCGGCGGGCCGGCCCGGCGCCCAACGCCTACGCGCTGCGGCTCGGGCCCGGCTCGCCCGCCTACACGATGGGCGCGCGCGTGGGCTTCGCGCTGAAGCCGCGCTCGCCGGGCCCGGCCGTGTACTTCCAGCGCGACGCGGACGCGTACCGCCCGCGCGCGCCCGTCTACTCGCTGGCCGCGCGCTCCGAGGGCGCCGGCAAGGGGCCCAGGACGCCCGGCCCCGCCGCCTACCCGCCCAACCTGTATAACACGAAGAAG AATCCGTACGCCTACTCGTTCGGCACGAAGCACGGAGACTACGCGCCACCAATGATCATCAAGGAAGACACTATGGATTGTCTATGA
- the LOC123703119 gene encoding classical arabinogalactan protein 9-like isoform X2, with the protein MFETKEFDDDFDRFFEEKSQFSRRAMNMSTIAYAVVGVVLVLVVLACCCRRRRNRGQVLSPATVTTTTITTQPAAPYPQQQYAPPQPYPVVTQYPAQNASMPYPAAYPTGAPYPTGSYPAGSYPAGSYPGGTGAQSAAPYPTAAPYPTAGAPYPTAGAPHPTGGPPYPTGGAPFAQPSAPEASAFIGIAAPGWHPQALPPSYDQAVGKQANIYTGTH; encoded by the exons ATGTTCGAAACTAAAGAATTTGATGACGATTTTGATCGCTTCTTTGAG GAGAAGAGCCAGTTCAGCCGGCGCGCGATGAACATGTCGACGATCGCGTACGCGGTGGTGGGCGTGGTGCTGGTGCTGGTCGTGCTGGCGTGCTGCTGCCGCCGCCGCAGGAACCGCGGACAAGTGCTCTCGC CGGCCACAGTGACGACGACGACGATAACGACGCAGCCGGCGGCGCCGTACCCGCAGCAGCAGTACGCGCCGCCGCAACCCTACCCCG TTGTAACACAGTACCCCGCTCAAAACGCGAGCATGCCGTACCCGGCGGCGTACCCCACGGGTGCCCCGTACCCGACCGGCTCGTACCCGGCGGGTTCGTACCCGGCGGGCTCGTACCCCGGCGGTACGGGCGCACAAAGCGCGGCCCCGTACCCGACTGCCGCGCCGTACCCTACTGCGGGGGCCCCGTACCCTACTGCGGGGGCCCCGCACCCGACCGGCGGCCCCCCGTACCCGACCGGTGGAGCGCCTTTCGCACAACCCAGTGCACCTGAAGCTAGCG CTTTCATTGGTATAGCGGCGCCAGGTTGGCACCCTCAAG CACTACCTCCATCGTACGACCAAGCAGTGGGCAAACAGGCAAACATATACACCGGGACACACTAG